The genomic stretch AGCAACCAGGAAAAGGTGAACCGGTTGGTAAGCGAATGTCTGGATGAATCGGGCAGACCGCTTTCAAAACGAAAGGCCACATCCAGGAAAATGGAAACTTTCAATATAGATAAATTCGTTTAATTGTGTCTTTTTGCTGTCATAGTTTTTAGGGCATGGCGATGTGATATCGGTGTGCCCTTTTTTACTTTTAAAAGATTCCATTAGATAAAATTCGGATATTCATGCCTTATTGTATGGCAGGCTTCTTATCTTTGCAAAAATGAATGATTATGGCAGTGACAAAAGCGATATTGGAAAAATGGATAGTGGCGCAAAAACGTCACCGCCTTTCCGACAAATAAGTGCAGATGACCCGCGTTATGGAAACTTATAAATTATGTAAAGTTCAGGCTACTAATTGGTGATAAATAGCGTCGTATCAATACCCATAATTAGACATACTTTCCATTATAATTCATATTAATATAAAACAAGACTACAGATATACATAGGTTTTATGAAGTAGTTCGATTTAACGTCCACGAAAAAAGGAAAATATTAAGAAAGAGCATAGTTCAAAAAAGCACTACGCTCTTTGCTTTTACTGCTTATTTTCTCTTTCCCCCTTTTTCTCTTTGAGAAAGTGCGCTTGCTGCAGCAGTTTTACTTGCAGCACTTGTCCGTCCGTCTCTTAATACTTTTGAAGCGGCACTGGCAGCGGCTTTACCTGTAACTTTTTTAGCCATTACCTTAAAGTTATATTTCCAATCCAAACAATACAGGTGGATTGATTCCTGTCAAAAATAGTTCTTAAATAGCGAATTTTCTTATACCTGTTTAATATTAAAACAATGTAGCCCAGCCAGGGATTTTCTTGGCTAATTTAATCGCTGAAGTACCTAAACTTTTTATTTTCGATATAAGTTGGGCTTGTGCCAAATTATCTTTAGAGGCTTTCTCTACAACTTCCACTAATGCTTGATAGGTTTGCATACTGTTTGATGCAGGTACGATTGCATTAATTTCCTCCTTTGATAATCCTTTTAACTGTCTTAGTTCAGAACTATACATGCCGTTAAACACTGCATCTGCATTGGCAAATGATTCAGAAAATCTGTTTGTTTTCATTTTGTTATTTTATTAGTTAATTCTTTGATTTTATTTGCTATATCTTCGATTTGCTGTTGGGCTTTGTCACTTTTAATGTTAATCTTTTCCCCTTTGTCAAGAATCACATCTACAAAACTTGATAACTCGACCAATTGATTGGTAACTGTAGTATCTAAACCATTAAGACCAGCAATGGAAAGTGCTTCGTTTTGGCTTTCTTTGATTTTACGAACTGATACAAGATAAGCAGTTAGAGTTGTATTGGCATATATCGTATTTTGATAGGATTGGTCTATTGCACTCAATACTTCTCTTTCTTGCTGTAGTATAGGAGAAAGCAATTCATTTTTTTTCATATTTATCTGTCGATTTGCTGCCTCTTGAAATTCCAACATAACATTCAAGGCTTCTTCCGTCTCATCTTTACCACCCTTTTTCCCGGCATTTTCTATAATTCCGTATATTGACGATTCGCCTCTTTTATGCTTATTTAGCTCTATTTCTAAAACATGATGGATGATAAACGGAGCATACACATCGTCGATGAAAGCATTTATGTTATGCTTTATTCCGTTATAATATAGTTGTACCATATTACGCTGAGAATTATGCAAAATTTGCAAATCCGAGCCTATCGTTTTCGACAGGGTTACGGCTTCTTTGGGTATTGAGGCACACGACACCAGCAATAACGAAGAAAAAATAACAGCTAAAATTTTATTATTCATATTTTTATAGTTTTAATGTATTCCACCACCATGCCAAATACCTGTGGCAACCCAGATTTCATAATGAAGTAACCATTCACTTGTCCAAGGAATAATTGTATCTGCAATAAATTGAGACTCATCCCATTCTTTTGCCCTTTTATAATATATACACAGGTGTTGTTTTTCTGTGTTATACACATGCTTAAGTCTCGTTTCCCCTTTGGCTAATGTCAAAGGTTTTGGAGCTAAAACATAGACATTAGGATGGCTTTCCCGGTGGTAAACAACTTTAATCAGATATTTGGGGCTTAAGCAGGTTGGTTGTATATGACCTTTCCAAACAAGAGTATTTAACCTAATTGAATATTTAGAATCAGGGAAGTAAGACTGAAGCTTAAGAGCTTGTATCATTAGTGAAATTTCTTGTTTTTTAATCATTACCATGAAAATTGTGTGCAGCAGCAGTGACACTACCAACTGTACTAAGAATCCCTGTACCTATTGCCATTTTTAATACTCCATTTTCCCGAAGATTAAAATTTTTCCTACCCAATGCTGAAAAAACCTTTGTTACAATTTTTTCGCCAAATGGTTTTCCCATAGATTCAGAAATATTATGCAATCCCCGTTGTTGAACTATAGTTTGAATGTCTTGTTCAACCTGATTGAGCCACTTATAAAAGTTCTTTTCTCGCTGCGGATGTTCTACCCATTTGTCAGCAAAGTTCTCTTCGGGATTCACCGGATTTGGAATCCATTTAATAGTTCTGCCTATGCTTGAGTCATAGCGACTCTCGATATAATTCCGCATATTGGTACTCACATTCGTCAATGCATCTATGATAGACGTTTCTTTGTTGTATGCCCTTGAAGCTAAAGTTGTAATAATAATGGATATCGGTTTATCTTCATCTCCGTCAAACATCATATCACGATGTCGTTTCAGAATTTGAACAACCCGCTGAAGTGGTAACTTCTCTTTATTATATTTCGGAACAGGACTTACAGCTTCCGCCAACATTATGGATTTACGTAATGAGACAACATTAGCTGCATTGAAAAACCATCTACCATAACCGAAGGGGTTGCTTTTCATCCAGTTTTCAGCAATCGTGTCGGTATAATAGTTGTTTTGTTTATTATCTGTTATACGTATTGCTAATGATTCGTAATCTTTCTCCAATGCTGTATCCGAAAAGGCTTTTTCAAGTACAATATTATATCCACTACAAACAAGGCTCGGAAGTATATCCATATGATAATTGGCACTATCAGAATACATCAATGTCCAACATCTTCGTCCTTCTCTATCAAGCATATTTTTGTAAGTCTCGTTTGCTTTAAGTCGATTTCCGACCACTTGTTTGAGATGATATTGTGTCCACTGTGGATTTTTGCCTGTTAGTTCACACACTAAGTCAATATCCAAATCATCATCTTCACAAATGGGTTTGATCATTGTTCCAAGCATGAATGAACCTTGCGGGCGAACGACCGGTTTATATGGAGCAAGCGATGATTCAGGCTTTGCCAGCCATTCACCTACTGCACCATAACTACTAACTGCGGTGTTATATTGGGTTTCCGTGATGTCCAATGTTTCGCCGAGTGTTTCTAAAATTTCACTGAATTGCTTTTTTTCTTCTTGTGTCAGCATATCTGTTTATTTAATTATTATTGTCTTATAAAAATCATTTTTTAACTTATTCGCATCATAGATTGCCATAGGCATATCAACTTTAGGCATCCACACTCTACCCAATTCAACAGATGCGGAGACTGGCATAGCTGGAAAAACATGTAATTCTGTACAACCATGATGGAATTTGATTTTGTCAAAAGCATTTCTGACCGTACGACGAAAATCAGATAATAATGCTTCTGTTTTTAAGAAATCATTGTTAGGTGTACCACTTATTGTGATTTCCCATATACTTGTATTTTTTCCAAGAGCCTTTTGTATTCTATCATGTGTCACTGTTGCACTCAAACTAAATACGAGTACGGGAATTTTCGTTTTATTAGCAGGTTCATGTAGAATATATTCTATATCATTGGATATCATCGACTGCCACTTCCACGTAAAAGGTTCTCTGTGTCTTTGATATACTTTTACATCATTCAAATCGTTCAATAAAACTCCCAATTTTATAAGTAGTGGCTGCGGTGCGAGTGCAAATACAGAATAATGATCAGTATTTCCTTGCATCAATCGTGGCTTTATTTGTAGCTTAAACTGTTCACAAAGATTAGCTTCTTCTATCACCCAATAAGTGTCAGTATCATCCGTAAACGGCACATTCTTCATCCTTAATTCTATGGCATTATCGCTTGCCGGATAATAATCATATAACAATGCTTCACATGCAGATTGGTAAGATAAGGGAGAATTGTTACTCCCTATATTCGCTCCATATAAGATTATTTCACTGGACATATTGGGGGCTATGTCCGTTATTCGTCTAATACGTTCTTCATGTTGATGTTTCATAACTAATAACCGAGATTCAGGATGCCCTTCTACGTCCACTTTATCTATTAAATTATGATGCTCATTACATAATAGCATCAAATTGCTTATGTCATCACAAAGTAGTTTGGAACGTACAGTATCACCTCTTGGACCATCTGGTTTGTCCGCTACTATGTGGGCAATATAGGCGCTATTATATTTTTTCTTTGTCAATATATCTGTATACAATATCCTATTGCATCCTTCATATTCACATCTCCCACCAGAGACTGCCCATAGGAGATTCTGTTTTTTAATAGTAATGTTTGTTACGCTCATTCTGTATCTATTTTATTCACCACCATTTTATTATATACAAATTCCGTTAGGATAAAATCCCGTTATTCTATAATATATATCTATATTTGCAGAATAATTGGTATCCCCTTCAACAATATACCAATTCCGTTAGTAACGCTTTTAGTATATATATGAAAAGTGACGTAATGACAGAAAAGATAGATTTTGAAAGTATGGTTGGTTCTGAATTGTTGGAATATATCTCATTCAAAGATGAATTTCCCAATGAGGCAGAAATGGCATTCTATGTATTCCAAGCTCGATATCAACGAGATATATTGCAAAAATCCGAGGTCCTATGTTCTAAATTTGAATATAATGAAGCTATTGCTTTTTTAGCAGCAACATGTACTTTTGATAAAGTATGGAAAAACGCTCATACTTTTAATATGAAAAAAGCAAATACTAAAAATGTTGATAAGGCCATTCTTTTATGGATGTATAAAATATTATTCACCCAAATATTGCTTTTTAAGAATAGGGACACTTGCGCTCAGCCTACAAAAGAGGAAGATTTGTCACTAATTAATGATGTGGACGGACTTATTAAGGTGCATGCTCCAGAGGATCTTGAGAAACAAAAGGAATTAAAAGAGAATTTAAGTTTTCTGGAAAGGGCACTACAAGGGCTTTCACCAAAACATAGAATAATCTATTTCACTTATTTAGCATACAAACCAGATAAAGATAAAAACATTCCACGTTCTGTAAGTAATAAGTTACAAGAACAATTGGAGTTGACACAAGCTTCCATCAGAGTATATAGAAAAGAGGCAACCGATCTTGTCAATAATTATATAAACAAAGTTAATGGGAACAGATAATAAACATAAAATCAACAATCAGAATTTGGAAGAGTGGTTCCGTTCTACCGGATTTTTATTTCCAACAAATGAATTGGAACTTGCAAGGTTTGATAAATTGTATGCTGATTATGACTTCAAATTAAAAGACATTTCAATTGATGCGAAGTCCATAGTTGAAGGGAAAATTTGTTCTTGCGGTACAAAAGTGCTTCATATCGAAAAAACTGATGAACTGAAAAATGAAATAGAAGGATTGAGAATGGTTGCAAGAAAAGGGCAAGAAGTTTCTAAACATATTCTTGATAAAATGACTAAAAAGCATCGCAAGAACAATGATAGCGAAGAATAATAGATTAAAAATTAGGAAATTAGCAGAATATATTGCTTTACAGTTCGATGAAAAAATAACGCCGCTTGAAAAGATTGTCGCTGATGAGAACTTAGATGTATTTTATGATAACTACGAAAGTAATACTTTTGATGGAATGACTATTTATGATAATGGGAAGTTTTATATTCATATTAATACATACAATGGTAACCGAGCCGATACAGATAGAGGAAGATTTACTTTAGCACACGAACTCGGTCATTATTTTATTGACACACATAGAATTGGTTTGAAAAATGGATTATTAGAACCACATCCATCTCTTACCAATAAAGCTCAATATTTTTCTATTGAACGTGAAGCTGATTATTTTGCCGCCTGCTTATTAATGCCTGAAGAACGTTTTCGCAAAGACATTGGGAATAAGAAATTCGGCATTGAGGTGATAGATTACTTGAGGGCTGAATATAAAATAAGTAGAACAGCTTGTGCTTTGCGATTTGCAGATATTGGAAATTATCCTCTCTTAATAGTATATGCAGAAAATAATATTATAAGATGGTCCTATTCAAGTGAGGATTTTCCCTTCAAATGGATGATTAATGACAAAATCGTACCACGAAACACAGTAATGGGAGATTATTTTAATAATAATCATATTGCAGAGGTTTTTCGAACGGAGCAAGTCTGGGCTATAGATTGTTTCAAATACGTTAAAGATGAAGATCTACAAAGAAAATTCTATGAACATTGCATCACTCATAAAAATTCTGCTTTAAGTCTATTCTGGGAGGATTGATCCATAAATGGCATATAGGAAACATAAACAGCTACTTTCATTTTAGGAAAGTGGCTGTTTTATTATTGCTATTAGTTCAGATAATTACTTGAAGTTTTTCAACCAATCTAATAGATTATCGTTTCCAACCCATATTGGAGATTCCTTGTTAATTACATCTACATAGGCGTTTTCTATTGCTTCCCGCTTTTGTTTAGAATCAGTTCTTGCATAGATTTCGGTAGTCAGAACAGATTCATGTCCGAGAATATCACGGATATAAACCAAATTGACACCAGCTTGCAAAAGATGCATCGCTTTTGAATGCCTTAGAGAATGTGGAGATAGTTTAGGGATTAATGTCGAATCCTTAACCCTCGCAGCGTTGGCATAAGTTTGTAAAATATTTGCAATCCCTTGCCTTGTGAACTTTTCATTGCGGCTATTGGAAAAAAGTGGACTGAAATTTGCATGGCTTTCAAGTAATTTATTCTCTACCAAATATCGTTTCAAATGGATAACCTGTTTCTCCATTAACGGTACTATTCTTGGTTTATTACCTTTTCCAATAACTTTTATCGTATAAGGCTTTGTCAAGCGTATCATAGCCGGTGTTAAATCGATGATTTCTTGTACTCTGGCTGCACAATCGTACATTAAAGACAGCATTGCTAAATCACGTCTGCCTTTTTTAGTTGACTGATCTGGTTGTTGCAACAAAAGTTGAATACCATCGACAGTTAGATAGTTGACATTCTTCTTGATGTTTTTTTTTGCCTTGATAGACAATATTTGCTGCCATTCATTCAGGTTTTCTGGCATTTCATATTGAAGGTACCGGAAGAAGGAATGTAATGCTGCAAGACGTACATTTCTCGTAGCAGTACTACAATGTCTTTCAGATTGTAACCATTCTAAAAAAGCAATAATATTTTCTTTAGTGATGTTTTTTATTGCTAATTTATTAACTGCTATATTTTTCTTTTCTTCCATAAAAGTAATG from Phocaeicola dorei encodes the following:
- a CDS encoding nucleotidyltransferase — its product is MLTQEEKKQFSEILETLGETLDITETQYNTAVSSYGAVGEWLAKPESSLAPYKPVVRPQGSFMLGTMIKPICEDDDLDIDLVCELTGKNPQWTQYHLKQVVGNRLKANETYKNMLDREGRRCWTLMYSDSANYHMDILPSLVCSGYNIVLEKAFSDTALEKDYESLAIRITDNKQNNYYTDTIAENWMKSNPFGYGRWFFNAANVVSLRKSIMLAEAVSPVPKYNKEKLPLQRVVQILKRHRDMMFDGDEDKPISIIITTLASRAYNKETSIIDALTNVSTNMRNYIESRYDSSIGRTIKWIPNPVNPEENFADKWVEHPQREKNFYKWLNQVEQDIQTIVQQRGLHNISESMGKPFGEKIVTKVFSALGRKNFNLRENGVLKMAIGTGILSTVGSVTAAAHNFHGND
- a CDS encoding SAVED domain-containing protein, which codes for MSVTNITIKKQNLLWAVSGGRCEYEGCNRILYTDILTKKKYNSAYIAHIVADKPDGPRGDTVRSKLLCDDISNLMLLCNEHHNLIDKVDVEGHPESRLLVMKHQHEERIRRITDIAPNMSSEIILYGANIGSNNSPLSYQSACEALLYDYYPASDNAIELRMKNVPFTDDTDTYWVIEEANLCEQFKLQIKPRLMQGNTDHYSVFALAPQPLLIKLGVLLNDLNDVKVYQRHREPFTWKWQSMISNDIEYILHEPANKTKIPVLVFSLSATVTHDRIQKALGKNTSIWEITISGTPNNDFLKTEALLSDFRRTVRNAFDKIKFHHGCTELHVFPAMPVSASVELGRVWMPKVDMPMAIYDANKLKNDFYKTIIIK
- a CDS encoding ImmA/IrrE family metallo-endopeptidase translates to MIAKNNRLKIRKLAEYIALQFDEKITPLEKIVADENLDVFYDNYESNTFDGMTIYDNGKFYIHINTYNGNRADTDRGRFTLAHELGHYFIDTHRIGLKNGLLEPHPSLTNKAQYFSIEREADYFAACLLMPEERFRKDIGNKKFGIEVIDYLRAEYKISRTACALRFADIGNYPLLIVYAENNIIRWSYSSEDFPFKWMINDKIVPRNTVMGDYFNNNHIAEVFRTEQVWAIDCFKYVKDEDLQRKFYEHCITHKNSALSLFWED
- a CDS encoding site-specific integrase, whose amino-acid sequence is MKPTDFAKKLTDFLSKYLPCERGLSTNTIESYKTTFILFITFMEEKKNIAVNKLAIKNITKENIIAFLEWLQSERHCSTATRNVRLAALHSFFRYLQYEMPENLNEWQQILSIKAKKNIKKNVNYLTVDGIQLLLQQPDQSTKKGRRDLAMLSLMYDCAARVQEIIDLTPAMIRLTKPYTIKVIGKGNKPRIVPLMEKQVIHLKRYLVENKLLESHANFSPLFSNSRNEKFTRQGIANILQTYANAARVKDSTLIPKLSPHSLRHSKAMHLLQAGVNLVYIRDILGHESVLTTEIYARTDSKQKREAIENAYVDVINKESPIWVGNDNLLDWLKNFK